TTCCTTTGAAAAAAAATCAAACGCAAGCGCTACGGTCATTTCAAAGAACGATATCCGATTCTTGGTGATATACGCTTTGTTATCAGAGATAAATTGTACAACATCTTCCTCTGATATCATTTGTCCGTCTATCTTAATGCGCTCCCGGAAATCCTTGAGATGAGGAGAAGTATACAAGCCTGTTTTATAGCCTGCTTCCTGCAGTATAGACGCAAGCATATGGCTGGAGGATCCTTTTCCATTGGTTCCCGCCACATGAATACTTTTAAAATTGAGGTGTGGCTCTCTTAAATGAGTAGCAAAAGCTTGTATACCCTGAAGTTTACCATTGTAAGCTGAAGCCCCTTTTTGCTGGTACATGGGAAGTTGTGCGAACATCCAGTCCAGGGTGTCGTTATAGGTCATCAATTATTCCCCCAGTTTAAAATTGACTACCACAAAACCGACCTGTTGATTTGGTGCTTTCTGATCGAGGTTCCAACGATGTAGAAATGCAGTTTTCCTGGCAGGAGCCAACAAACAAGGATGATTATTGGTAGTGCCCTTTACCCCCGGCGTAGCATCGATGACTTTCCCGTTCCTATCCACGACTATTCTTACAACTACTCTTCCCTCCTCATTACATTCCTGCTGAACTTTCCCCTGATTGACCAAGGACCTTCCATTGAGGCCGTACCCTCCTGTTCCACTTCCCGATCCCGGAGTACCGTAATAACTAGTAGCATAGGGATCGCCATCTGCCTGACCTTTATCTCCCGGTAATTGATCATCACCCTCATTGCCCTGGGCAGTGCCATCGGCATTATTTATGCCACCCATAAGGGCGTCCAGTTTTCTTTTTTTAGCTTCCTCCTCCTGTTTTGCTTTTTCGATTGCCGCTAGCCTCTCCCTTTCAATTCGCTCTTCTTCTCTTCTCTTCTTTTCAGCAGCTTCCTCGGCCTTCTTTTTGGCTTCTTTCTGTTTTTCGATCTTGATGGCCTCCTCCCTTTGCTGGGTGAGCACTTCTTCTGCCACTTTATCTGGAGCTGTTTCCTCCAGAGGCTCTTCTTCCTCCTCTAAAACCTCAGCTTCCTTTTCCGGTTCTGATTTTTCCGGAGCTTCGTTCTGTGCCGGCCGCAGCAATTCCTTAGGCTGTTCTCTTCCTGAGCCGAATTCCATACTCCCAAAGTTTACCGTTATCCCCTTTTCAATGGGCGGCTCCATATAAGTAAGACCGATGTAAAAAAGCAATAGGAGTAAGGCACTTAGCAGAAAAACAGTAAGTGAGAAGGACTTTTTCTTGTGTCTCGTATCTAGGAACGACATTAATTGGGTCGCACAGCCAGGATTACCTTATAATTATTCTTGTTGGCAATGTCCATGACATTGACGGCCTCCTTAATGGCGACACTTTCCTCTGCCCTCAGAATAATGGTGGGGTTCTCTTTTCCCTCCAGTGCTTTTTTTAGTTCAATTTCAATATAGGCTCCGTTAATCTGCTGATTGTCTACAAAATATTCCAGATTCTTGTTGATGGAAACCGAAACGTTTTGGGTATTGGTCGATTTCCCTTTAGCCTTGGGTAAAAGTAAATCCAGGGCATTGGGAGAATTGGCAGTCAGCATAAAAAAGATGAGCAGCAGGAATACAATGTCTGTCATGGAAGACATACTGAATTCCGGACTGATCTTATTTCTACCTTTCAATTTCATAAGTGGACTTTAAACGGGTTCGTTGAGCAAATCGAGGAAATCCACGGCATTAGCTTCCATTTTATGGATCACTTTATCCGTTCGGTTCACCAGGTGATTATAGCCCATATAGGCTATGATCCCTACCACCAAACCAGCGACTGTTGTTGTCATCGCCGTATAAATACCTGATGCAAGTGCTCCCATTTCGGCCTGCCCGCCACTACTGGCCATTTGATGAAACGCCAGGATCATTCCGATTACGGTACCGAGAAATCCTATCATTGGAGCCGCACCCGCCACTGTTGCCAGAACATTGACGTTTTTCTCTAGTTTATACACCTCCAGAGTTCCGGCATTTTCAATGGCTGCATTGATGTCGTCTAAAGGTTTCCCTATGCGCGATATGCCTTTTTCCGTTAAGCGGGCTACTGGAGAATCGGTTTGGGCACAAAGGATCTTTGCGGCTTCAAGTTTCCCATTCATCACATGATCTCTGATCTGATTCATAAAGTTCTTATCGATAGTAGATGCTGCCTTTATTGCTAAGAGCCTTTCGAAATAAATGTACAGGGCTACCGCCAGCATGGCGAACAACACAGAGATAATAACAATACTCCCTGTACCGCCATTTAAAATCAAATCGATTACGGAAAGTGTCTTTTCTTCAGATATTACCTCCCCTGCCTGGACTTCATTTGCCAGATCTTGAAATATAATCATATGTATTCTCTTAAGTAATTTGCCCCTATAACGGAGTTATGAAGATTTAATTATGCGTTCAACACTAAATTTCTCATGAGGACAAATGTGATCGCACCACCAACAAAGCCCACTAGTGCTAACCAGGCTATTTTACGGAAGTACCAGAAGAAATCGATTTTCTCCATTCCCATAGCAACAACACCTGCCGCCGAACCTATAATGAGCATACTTCCTCCTGTACCTGCCGAATAGGCGATAAAATGCCAGACCGGGTCATCTACGGGAACGGAGAACATCCCCATACTAGCAGCCACTAGCGGAACATTGCCAATTACCGCAGAGCCAACGCCCAGGATCACTACAACCAGATCAGAAACCACAATATTTGCTGATTCTGTCCCAAGCATAGGCATCGTCTTGTCTAGGGTTTCAGCAAACTCGAATAACATCCCGAGTGATTCCAGGGCTGCAACAGCGAGCAAGATACCCAGGAAGAATAGTATACTGGGAAGTTCTATTTTGGAAAGAGAAGAATGTACCGGACTGTGATGTGAA
This DNA window, taken from Muriicola soli, encodes the following:
- a CDS encoding ExbD/TolR family protein produces the protein MKLKGRNKISPEFSMSSMTDIVFLLLIFFMLTANSPNALDLLLPKAKGKSTNTQNVSVSINKNLEYFVDNQQINGAYIEIELKKALEGKENPTIILRAEESVAIKEAVNVMDIANKNNYKVILAVRPN
- a CDS encoding energy transducer TonB translates to MSFLDTRHKKKSFSLTVFLLSALLLLLFYIGLTYMEPPIEKGITVNFGSMEFGSGREQPKELLRPAQNEAPEKSEPEKEAEVLEEEEEPLEETAPDKVAEEVLTQQREEAIKIEKQKEAKKKAEEAAEKKRREEERIERERLAAIEKAKQEEEAKKRKLDALMGGINNADGTAQGNEGDDQLPGDKGQADGDPYATSYYGTPGSGSGTGGYGLNGRSLVNQGKVQQECNEEGRVVVRIVVDRNGKVIDATPGVKGTTNNHPCLLAPARKTAFLHRWNLDQKAPNQQVGFVVVNFKLGE
- a CDS encoding MotA/TolQ/ExbB proton channel family protein; the encoded protein is MIIFQDLANEVQAGEVISEEKTLSVIDLILNGGTGSIVIISVLFAMLAVALYIYFERLLAIKAASTIDKNFMNQIRDHVMNGKLEAAKILCAQTDSPVARLTEKGISRIGKPLDDINAAIENAGTLEVYKLEKNVNVLATVAGAAPMIGFLGTVIGMILAFHQMASSGGQAEMGALASGIYTAMTTTVAGLVVGIIAYMGYNHLVNRTDKVIHKMEANAVDFLDLLNEPV